ATTTTACCCTATGAAAATTGCTGTCTGCAAATCAAACATTCAAATATGTTGACTGTTTTAAGTTACAAGAACATCTCTACGACAAGTACAGTGCGTAATCAGTGTAGTGTCATAGTGATTCCTGTTAATGAAATCAACTTTTCCATCTGCTTGCCAGCGGAAAGCATGCTGGCACTGCCAAGGGATTTATTCTGAAAAGACATCTTGGCCAAGGTTTGGGAAAATGTAAGTGTACTGACTACAATTCTTACATCAAGAAGGGTTTTAAAACTAACTTAGTcttcaaggaaaaaacaatttaGACTTTAAGAAAATTTAGATAGTCTTTTAATTATGAATTCAAGAGTAACTGATGGACAGCAACTGTCAAAACCAAACTTAGTTACACACCCTGTTCTTCACTAAACCCAAACAATTTACTTAGTCATGATTAAGCCCATTTGAAAAGTTCTGCAAAAGTAACTGAAACTGCTTTAATAATACTTTATTGCACTCCTGCATATAACAGCTGTGTATGTTgtctgttaaaatatttatccatTAACAGTACCTGTCCATTAAattgcttatttattttgattactACCACTGCCTGGTGGCATCCAGGCACCTGGCTGGAAGGTATTTGCAGTGCTCGTGGGGTCCTGTGAGGGCTCCTTCTTTCCATAGTAAGGGGCAGATGCGTGGCCTTTAACCTGAGTATGACTTGGTTCAGCAATAAGTCCTTGCTCATATTCTTTGGCCTGAAGCAGCTTATCCTTTTCAGATACATCCTTGactttctgtttcatttcttctctgtaATTTTCATTCCTAAGAATCTCCTAAGAACAGAGGAGAAAGACAATTAGGTAAGTCAGAAACAAATGCAATACACAGTGTagcaataaaacattttaagcagtaatttcttaattttataaCCCACAATTTCAGGTATTAAA
Above is a window of Oenanthe melanoleuca isolate GR-GAL-2019-014 chromosome Z, OMel1.0, whole genome shotgun sequence DNA encoding:
- the NDUFAF2 gene encoding NADH dehydrogenase [ubiquinone] 1 alpha subcomplex assembly factor 2 isoform X3, translated to MTGTAFKKNSLRKTFKSTYLQEVASDIQEPKSITLLHIFTAWIRKKREDPPTIEEILRNENYREEMKQKVKDVSEKDKLLQAKEYEQGLIAEPSHTQVKGHASAPYYGKKEPSQDPTSTANTFQPGAWMPPGSGSNQNK
- the NDUFAF2 gene encoding NADH dehydrogenase [ubiquinone] 1 alpha subcomplex assembly factor 2 isoform X1, which gives rise to MSRAWQALRALRLRLVGPAKELVGTDQFGNKYYRVPRHESRAGQIIPERRFVEAVNREAYQYQIGDFPPEWEAWIRKKREDPPTIEEILRNENYREEMKQKVKDVSEKDKLLQAKEYEQGLIAEPSHTQVKGHASAPYYGKKEPSQDPTSTANTFQPGAWMPPGSGSNQNK
- the NDUFAF2 gene encoding NADH dehydrogenase [ubiquinone] 1 alpha subcomplex assembly factor 2 isoform X2, with translation MSRAWQALRALRLRLVGPAKELVGTDQFGNKYYRVPRHESRAAWIRKKREDPPTIEEILRNENYREEMKQKVKDVSEKDKLLQAKEYEQGLIAEPSHTQVKGHASAPYYGKKEPSQDPTSTANTFQPGAWMPPGSGSNQNK